The DNA sequence TTGTTCGGCAATACAAGCACCTCTTCAGCCCCTGCACAGAGCCAGGGTATGTTTGGTGCCAAGCCGGCAGGTGCATCACTATTCGGAAATAACGCAGGTAATACGACCACTGGTGGAGGGTTGTTTGGTTCCAAACCGACGGGAACAACGTCTTTGTTTGGTTCATCAAatagcaacaacaacaacaacaacacgAGTGCGCCAGGCGGGCTATTCGGTAatcagcagcagcaactACAGCAACAACCACAAGTGCAGTGTGCATTGCAGAATCTATCCCAACTCCCTATCACGCCAATGACACGGATTTCCGAGCTGCCACCTCAAATACgtcaagaaattgaacaGCTTGATCAAtacattcaaaaacaagTGCAGATCTCGCACCATTTGAAGGCAGATACAACCGATCACGATGAATTGATAGATTCCATTCCCCGTGATGTTGCATACCTACTGAAGTCAGAATCTGCAACAAGTCAATATTTAAAGCAAgacttgaagaaaatatcctCATTTAAATCACTGATCGATGAAGACCTTTTAGACACGCAAACTTTTTCTGTGCTCTTACAGCAACTATTAACCCCAGGCagcaaaatttcttctaatgACTTGGACAGattcttccaaaagaaaattcacCTCTATGAGAAAAAGTTGGAGGATTACTGTCGTATTCTCTCGGATATAGAAACTGCGGTAAATGGCATTGATACAGACTTATTTGGCGCACCAAATAATGCTAATTCTACAGCCATCACAGCAGACCTAGTTTCATCCGAAGCAGAAAATCTGCTGCAGTTAAAGACAGGAATAGCTGCTATAGTTTCTACTGTCATTGAAGAATTCACACTGTTTATGGATATCGCTGAGAGAATCGCTGTGCTGCACCAGAAAACGAAAACACTGGCATCGTTGAGCATATGAGCAGCTTTTCTTGGCAATTTATATAACGCGTATAATAAGTAGAAATGTTTTGTGCAAATGTAATTTATACTGAAAGCAATAGAATATAATATCAATCACAGTTTTTCAGTTACTATAATGGCGGCTTATTGACCGACCTGCTTTCCTCCCGctgtgaaaaattttctgcGATGAGATGgaaatgggaaaaaaaagtaatataATGACATCTTCAACTGAGGGAAAGTATCTGCAAAAAAGGTAGACAACATTGTATAATTTATTAAACAGGCAAGCCGGCATGGACATTTTTAGAGTATTGACTAGAGGAGCTTCCGTGAAGAAAGAGTCGGGCCCAAAAGCCAAGGCAGCAGATTATAGTGTTATAAATGGAAAGGATGGGAATCAAAAGGaagataataatgaaagcCAGATCGTGAAAGAACTTGATTTCTTTCGAAACAAAAGAATTATTAGCAAGGTAGAGGATGATAGGGAGAAGAAGACGGTAAATGATTCCTCAGACAAAGGGAATGAGAGCGccaatgatgatgaagatctGATAAAACCAGTGATTACCAATACCGCTGAGGCATCCGCTTTAAGAAAATCATACAAGGGTAATGTATCAGGTACAGATGTTCCACTACCAATAGGTTCGTTTGAAGATTTAATTTCTAGGTTTTCATTGGATAGACGTTTACTAAATAACTTGATTGAAAATGGGTTTACTGAGCCTACTCCAATCCAAAGTGAATGCATTCCCTTTGCTCTAAATAATAGAGACGTTTTGGCATGTGGTCCCACTGGGTCTGGTAAG is a window from the Saccharomyces paradoxus chromosome VII, complete sequence genome containing:
- the NUP49 gene encoding FG-nucleoporin NUP49 (FG-nucleoporin component of central core of the nuclear pore complex~similar to YGL172W); amino-acid sequence: MFGLNKASSTPAGGLFGQASGASTGNANTGFSFGGTQAGQNTGPSAGGLFGAKPAGSAGGLGASFGQQQQQQPQTNAFGGGATTGGGLFGNKSNNTASTGGGLFGANSNNNSGGLFGSTTAPTSGSLFANNNNSSSMNSANTGLFDSKPVGGSSLFGNTSTSSAPAQSQGMFGAKPAGASLFGNNAGNTTTGGGLFGSKPTGTTSLFGSSNSNNNNNNTSAPGGLFGNQQQQLQQQPQVQCALQNLSQLPITPMTRISELPPQIRQEIEQLDQYIQKQVQISHHLKADTTDHDELIDSIPRDVAYLLKSESATSQYLKQDLKKISSFKSLIDEDLLDTQTFSVLLQQLLTPGSKISSNDLDRFFQKKIHLYEKKLEDYCRILSDIETAVNGIDTDLFGAPNNANSTAITADLVSSEAENLLQLKTGIAAIVSTVIEEFTLFMDIAERIAVLHQKTKTLASLSI